A region from the Triticum aestivum cultivar Chinese Spring chromosome 3D, IWGSC CS RefSeq v2.1, whole genome shotgun sequence genome encodes:
- the LOC123081015 gene encoding 11S globulin seed storage protein 2: MVQRTSNAEVMSMDLSPKKPAKAYGSDGGAYYDWSPADLPMLGAASIGAAKLHLFAGGLALPSYSDSAKIAYVLQGAGACGLVLPEAASEKVIPVKEGDTLALPFGAVTWWHNAEGASAEMVVLFLGDTSKGHTPGRFTNFQLTGAAGIFTGFSTEFVARAWDLDQDAAAKIVSTQPGSGVVKIAAGHRMPEPRVEDRQGVVLNCLEAPLDVDIPGGGRVVVLNTANLPPVKDVGLGSDLVRIDGKSMCSPGFSCDSAYQVTYIVRGGGRVQVVGIDGTRVLETRAEAGCLFIVPRFFVVSKIADDTGMEWFSIITTPNPIFSHLAGRTSVWKAISPDVLETAFNTTPEMEKMFRSKRLDSEIFFAPN, from the exons ATGGTGCAGCGCACTTCCAACGCCGAGGTCATGTCGATGGACCTGTCGCCCAAGAAGCCCGCCAAGGCCTacggcagcgacggcggcgcctactacgACTGGTCGCCGGCCGACCTGCCCATGCTCGGCGCGGCCTCCATCGGCGCCGCCAAGCTGCatctcttcgccggcgggctcgcGCTCCCCAGCTACTCCGACTCGGCCAAGATCGCCTACGTGCTCCagggcgccggcgcctgcggcctCGTCCTCCCCGAGGCGGCCAGCGAGAAGGTGATCCCCGTCAAGGAGGGCGACACCCTGGCGCTCCCCTTCGGCGCCGTCACCTGGTGGCACAACGCCGAGGGCGCCTCCGCGGAGATGGTCGTGCTCTTCCTCGGTGACACCTCCAAGGGCCACACTCCCGGCCGCTTCACCAACTTCCAGCTCACCGGCGCCGCCGGCATTTTCACGGGCTTCTCCACCGAGTTCGTCGCGCGCGCCTGGGACCTCGACCAGGACGCCGCCGCCAAGATCGTCTCCACCCAGCCTGGCTCCGGCGTCGTCAAGATCGCCGCGGGGCACCGCATGCCGGAGCCGCGCGTCGAGGACCGCCAGGGCGTCGTGCTCAACTGCCTCGAGGCGCCGCTGGACGTGGACATCCCGGGCGGCGGCCGCGTGGTGGTGCTCAACACGGCCAACCTGCCGCCGGTGAAGGATGTTGGGCTGGGCTCTGACCTGGTTAGGATCGATGGTAAGTCCATGTGCTCGCCGGGATTCTCCTGCGACTCGGCCTACCAGGTCACCTACATAGTGCGCGGCGGCGGCCGCGTCCAGGTCGTCGGGATCGATGGCACCCGTGTGCTGGAGACCCGCGCCGAGGCGGGCTGCCTCTTCATCGTGCCCAGGTTCTTCGTCGTCTCCAAGATCGCCGACGACACCGGCATGGAGTGgttctccatcatcaccacgccaaa CCCGATCTTTAGCCACTTGGCTGGTAGGACGTCGGTGTGGAAGGCGATATCGCCGGATGTGCTAGAGACGGCCTTCAACACCACGCCAGAGATGGAAAAGATGTTCCGCTCCAAGAGGCTTGACTCCGAGATCTTCTTTGCTCCCAACTAG
- the LOC123081017 gene encoding metallothionein-like protein 2C, whose amino-acid sequence MSCCGGSCGCGSACKCGNGCGGCNMYPEVEAAGATLLVSATATHKASSGGMEMAAENGGCGCTQCKCGTSCGCSCCSC is encoded by the exons ATGTCTTGCTGCGGAGGAAGCTGCGGCTGCGGCAGCGCCTGCAAGTGCGGCAATGGCTGCGGCGGCTGCAACATGTACCCGGAGGTCGAGGCCGCCGGCGCCACCCTCCTCGtctccgccactgccacccacaaGGC GAGCTCCGGCGGGATGGAGATGGCGGCGGAGAACGGCGGCTGCGGCTGCACCCAGTGCAAGTGCGGCACCAGCTGCGGCTGCTCCTGCTGCAGCTGCTAG
- the LOC123081019 gene encoding metallothionein-like protein 2C — translation MSCCGGSCGCGSACKCGNGCGGCNMYPEAEAAGATLLVSATATHKASSSGMEMAAENGGCGCTQCKCGTSCGCSCCSC, via the exons ATGTCTTGCTGCGGAGGAAGCTGCGGCTGCGGCAGCGCCTGCAAGTGCGGCAACGGCTGCGGCGGCTGCAACATGTACCCGGAGGCTGAGGCCGCCGGCGCCACCCTCCTCGTCTCTGCCACCGCCACCCACAAGGC gAGCTCCAGCGGGATGGAGATGGCGGCGGAGAACGGCGGCTGCGGCTGCACCCAGTGCAAGTGCGGCACCAGCTGCGGCTGCTCCTGCTGCAGCTgctag
- the LOC123081020 gene encoding 30S ribosomal protein S17, with the protein MKPVVGIVVSNKMQKSVVVAVDRLFHNKVYNRYVKRTSKFMAHDEAETCNIGDRVRLDPSRPLSKNKHWIVAEVLRRAKMYVAPPPAPKASGATTQQTGTKSSA; encoded by the exons atgAAGCCGGTGGTGGGGATCGTGGTTTCGAACAAGAtgcagaagtcggtggtggtggcggtggaccGCCTCTTCCACAACAAGGTGTACAACCGCTACGTGAAGCGCACCTCCAAGTTCATGGCGCACGACGAGGCCGAGACCTGCAACATCGGCGACAGG GTTAGGCTGGATCCTTCTAGGCCGTTGAGCAAGAACAAGCATTGGATTGTTGCTGAGGTTCTTCGCAGAGCTAAGATGTATGTTGCGCCGCCACCTGCGCCAAAAGCTTCTGGTGCTACAACTCAACAAACTGGTACCAAGTCATCTGCCTGA